From the Huiozyma naganishii CBS 8797 chromosome 2, complete genome genome, one window contains:
- the FPR4 gene encoding peptidylprolyl isomerase FPR4 (similar to Saccharomyces cerevisiae FPR4 (YLR449W) and FPR3 (YML074C); ancestral locus Anc_4.342): MADMLPLATYTLNVEPYEPTPAVSFDKPVTIRITMAAIDPEAFDDEKKPSTLRMIKRNPDFEEDDDDEQADSEEEEEEEEEEEEEKDQSKSAGKKGKKQSSQKKQEEEEEEQEEDEEDSDDELLEDNEFEECVLLTLSPETSFQQAIDITIAPEEDIQFVVTGSYTVSLTGNYVKHPFDTIMDSEDDECDDEDYDSEEYDDQLIQDEYQDDDDEEEEELSDELDDLEDASDVEGRIEELVAKDEHKSNKRKQQDEEEVPAKKSKKEAKEEKKVKEEKKAKEEKKAKEEKKAKKVEFKKNLEEGPTKKKEEAKPKAKVLQGGIVIEDRVTGKGSQAKKGTRVGMRYIGKLKNGKVFDKNTNGKPFVFKLGHGEVIKGWDIGVAGMAVGGERRIIIPSAYAYGKSALPGIPANSELTFDVKLVSMK, encoded by the coding sequence atggcCGACATGTTACCGCTTGCTACCTACACTTTGAATGTAGAACCATACGAGCCCACTCCAGCTGTCAGCTTTGACAAGCCTGTCACTATCAGGATCACCATGGCTGCGATCGACCCAGAGGCCTTCGATGACGAGAAGAAGCCATCGACGCTGAGGATGATTAAGAGAAACCCGGATTTCGAagaggatgacgatgacgagcAGGCAGACAgtgaagaggaggaggaagaagaagaggaggaggaggaggagaaagacCAGAGCAAGAGTGCTGGGAAGAAGGGTAAGAAGCAGTCGAGtcagaagaaacaggaagaggaagaagaagagcaagaggaggacgaagaggacAGCGACGATGAATTGTTGGAGGACAACGAGTTCGAAGAGTGTGTTCTCTTGACTTTGTCTCCAGAGACCTCGTTCCAGCAGGCTATCGACATCACAATTGCCCCAGAGGAGGATATCCAGTTTGTTGTCACCGGTTCTTACACCGTTTCGCTGACCGGGAACTACGTCAAGCACCCATTCGACACTATAATGGACTCTGAGGACGACGAGTGTGATGACGAAGACTATGACAGTGAGGAGTACGACGACCAACTGATCCAGGACGAGTAccaagacgacgacgacgaagaagaagaagaactgAGCGACGAATTGGACGACTTGGAGGACGCCAGCGACGTCGAGGGCCGCATTGAGGAGCTGGTCGCGAAGGACGAGCACAAGAGCAACAAGAGGAAGCAAcaagacgaggaggaggtcCCAGCTAAGaagtccaagaaggaggccaaagaggaaaagaaggtcaaagaggaaaagaaggccaaagaggaaaagaaggccaaagaggaaaagaaggccaagaaggtcgagttcaagaaaaaccTAGAGGAGGGCccaacgaagaagaaggaggaggcgAAGCCAAAGGCCAAAGTTCTACAGGGCGGCATCGTCATCGAAGACCGCGTCACCGGTAAGGGCAGCCAGGCAAAGAAGGGAACTAGAGTCGGTATGAGATACATCgggaaattgaagaacggTAAAGTCTTCGACAAGAACACCAACGGGAAGCCATTCGTCTTCAAATTGGGCCACGGTGAAGTCATCAAGGGATGGGATATCGGTGTTGCCGGTATGGCCGTCGGCGGCGAGCGCAGAATCATCATTCCATCTGCCTACGCTTACGGGAAGTCCGCTCTGCCAGGGATCCCAGCCAACTCCGAATTGACATTCGACGTCAAACTGGTCTCCATGAAATAA
- the HMG2 gene encoding hydroxymethylglutaryl-CoA reductase (NADPH) HMG2 (similar to Saccharomyces cerevisiae HMG2 (YLR450W) and HMG1 (YML075C); ancestral locus Anc_4.343), with translation MVSSFGSPCFATVLRPFACLARQSAKYPIHVIVATLLLSSVAYLSSVQSYLKDWKTHLETDSVPFKWGDENLFNECTHYYKSSNEDDWHLVASSDTQFLFPYHEYFLYPLNFQNYGLDAALPELPNEVYRSGNIAYSLLESFELPGILTSDDGTQWKSLASKDTLLKFEHQFLKTVEDIMETNHLEFTDLLIVSTTLITLLYTLFNLFKQMQKIGSKLWLGLSTLINSLCAFFLALYTVQCVIQTQVPVVTLIQGIPFLIIIIGFKNKINMASYTMKRFGIINISTKITSDKIISDAVANECIPLVREYAIAIVTFLGCILCLNSMNRLVDFCFLAIFVLLYDFLLTVTFYAAILSLKMEINTVHRSAIIKQTLEEDSTPLAASVTLVEPKKRNKTSILTSNSTIIFAKSLIIFFLLFINLYNVNMRWVLSTARAVYSSFTMEELPSFISVKNNPMFAHSVLISIAPTQYYEPTQGHNMSENITWLLLKKLASAIADRFISKVLFVILILSLSTNVYLLNAAKVHTEYTVNAFHKSLLSEEISKQTPKAVSRESALSTVKRVLSPRPVTVTPPSFSLVMSDEEDSSENSDSSSTLSDTSLTSVEAVMKAGKLSLLRNNDITGLVMANKLPLYALEKELGNKLRAVEIRRKAISILARSPVLNSNRVPFKNYDYDRVFGRCCENVIGYIPIPLGIIGPLVIDGTPFHIPMATTEGCLVASAMRGCKAINAGGGAVTVLTRDGMTRGPCVRFPSLKRSGACKLWLDTTEGQDCIKNAFNSTSRFARLRHIKTALAGDLLFIRFSTTTGDAMGMNMISKGVEHCLNQMIENFGWEDMEIVSVSGNYCTDKKAAAINWIEGRGKSVVAEAVIPGEVVKSLLKSDVEALVDLNITKNLVGSAMAGSVGGFNAHAANIVTALFIASGQDPAQNVESSNCITLMSEENGNLKISVTMPSIEVGTIGGGTVLEPQAAMLDLLGVRGPHPTHPGENSQQLAKIVACAVMAGELSLCAALAAGQLVQSHMTHNRATSVKPPENGKKSS, from the coding sequence ATGGTCAGTAGTTTTGGCAGTCCCTGCTTTGCGACCGTGCTGCGGCCGTTTGCCTGCTTAGCGCGGCAGTCGGCTAAATACCCGATTCACGTTATAGTTGCTACGCTGCTGCTCTCATCTGTGGCGTACCTCTCCTCTGTGCAGTCATATTTGAAGGATTGGAAGACGCATTTGGAGACAGATTCAGTGCCCTTCAAATGGGGGGACGAGAACCTTTTCAACGAATGTACACACTACTACAAAAGTTCGAACGAGGACGACTGGCACCTCGTCGCCTCATCAGATACTCAGTTTCTGTTCCCTTATCACGAATACTTCCTTTATCCACTTAACTTCCAGAATTACGGGCTGGACGCGGCACTACCTGAACTCCCCAATGAAGTGTACAGGTCCGGTAATATTGCATATAGCTTGTTAGAAAGCTTTGAACTGCCTGGTATTCTGACCTCAGACGACGGCACCCAATGGAAGTCGCTAGCAAGTAAAGACACACTGTTGAAGTTCGAACACCAGTTCCTGAAAACTGTCGAAGACATCATGGAGACAAACCATCTCGAATTCACAGACCTTTTGATTGTGTCCACAACGCTGATAACGCTACTTTACACACTTTTCaaccttttcaaacagatGCAGAAGATTGGTTCAAAATTATGGCTAGGGCTTTCAACCCTCATCAATTCGCTGTGTGCCTTTTTCTTGGCACTGTATACCGTTCAATGTGTCATCCAGACCCAGGTACCAGTAGTCACTCTCATCCAAGGTATTCCCTTTTTGATTATTATAATAGGGTTCAAAAATAAGATTAACATGGCATCTTACACAATGAAAAGATTCGGGATCATCAATATATCCACAAAGATTACATCAGACAAAATCATATCCGACGCTGTTGCCAACGAATGTATACCACTTGTAAGAGAGTATGCGATTGCCATCGTCACTTTTCTGGGTTGCATTCTGTGCTTGAATTCCATGAACAGATTAGTGGacttttgttttcttgcAATCTTCGTGCTCCTCTACGATTTTTTATTGACAGTTACTTTCTACGCAGCCATActgtctttgaagatggaAATAAATACCGTCCATAGATCCGCGATTATCAAGCAAACATTGGAAGAAGATAGCACACCTCTAGCAGCATCGGTCACTTTAGTtgaaccaaaaaaaagaaataagaCCTCAATATTGACATCAAACAGTACCATTATCTTTGCCAAGTCTTTgatcatattttttttgctcttcaTCAACCTTTACAATGTTAATATGCGGTGGGTTCTCAGTACAGCGCGTGCTGTCTATTCCAGTTTCACGATGGAGGAACTTCCCTCCTTTATTTCAGTGAAGAATAATCCCATGTTCGCCCACAGCGTTTTGATCTCAATTGCACCTACACAATACTACGAGCCGACTCAAGGGCATAACATGTCCGAAAACATCACATGGCTACTACTAAAAAAACTTGCATCCGCCATTGCCGACAGATTTATCAGCAAAGTCCTATTTGTTATCCTAATATTAAGTCTTTCAACGAACGTCTACCTACTTAACGCTGCTAAGGTCCATACAGAATACACAGTGAACGCCTTTCACAAAAGTCTTCTATCTGAGGAAATTTCCAAGCAAACACCAAAGGCTGTATCGCGTGAATCTGCTCTATCTACAGTGAAAAGAGTGCTTTCTCCACGCCCGGTCACAGTAACTCCACCGTCTTTCTCCCTTGTGATGAGTGATGAAGAGGATTCCAGTGAGAATAGTGATTCAAGCAGTACATTATCCGACACGTCTCTGACAAGTGTCGAGGCAGTCATGAAAGCGGGTAAGCTCTCGCTGCTGAGAAATAATGATATTACGGGACTTGTAATGGCTAATAAGCTGCCCTTATACGCCCTCGAAAAGGAGTTAGGTAACAAATTAAGGGCTGTCGAGATTCGGAGGAAGGCTATTTCGATCTTAGCGAGGTCGCCTGTTTTGAATTCGAACCGTGTACCTTTCAAAAACTACGATTATGATCGTGTCTTTGGTAGGTGTTGTGAAAACGTTATTGGTTACATTCCCATACCTCTTGGCATAATTGGACCGCTCGTAATTGATGGTACACCTTTTCACATCCCGATGGCAACTACCGAGGGATGTTTGGTCGCATCTGCAATGCGCGGATGTAAAGCCATCAACGCAGGTGGCGGGGCTGTTACAGTTTTGACCAGAGACGGCATGACAAGAGGGCCCTGTGTCAGGTTTCCATCGTTGAAGAGATCTGGTGCTTGCAAGCTGTGGCTAGATACGACAGAGGGTCAGGACTGTATCAAAAATGCATTCAACTcaacttcaagatttgCAAGATTACGGCATATTAAAACAGCACTAGCCGGCGATCTATTATTTATCAGATTTAGCACTACGACAGGGGATGCGATGGGTATGAATATGATCTCCAAAGGTGTCGAACATTGTTTAAACCAAATgattgaaaattttggatGGGAAGACATGGAAATAGTTTCCGTTTCTGGTAACTATTGTACTGACAAGAAGGCCGCTGCCATCAATTGGATTGAGGGGCGTGGTAAGAGTGTCGTTGCGGAAGCAGTCATCCCTGGTGAAGTTGTCAAGAGTCTTTTGAAGAGTGATGTTGAGGCCCTGGTGGACTTAAATATCACAAAAAACCTTGTTGGGTCCGCCATGGCTGGGTCAGTGGGCGGCTTCAACGCCCATGCAGCTAACATTGTGACTGCGCTATTTATTGCTTCAGGGCAAGACCCTGCCCAGAATGTCGAAAGTTCAAATTGTATCACTTTGATGAGCGAGGAGAATGGGAATCTGAAAATCTCGGTTACAATGCCCTCAATTGAGGTGGGGACTATTGGAGGCGGTACTGTCTTAGAACCCCAAGCTGCTATGCTTGATCTTTTAGGGGTTCGCGGTCCACATCCGACTCATCCTGGGGAAAATTCACAACAACTAGCCAAAATTGTTGCATGTGCGGTCATGGCAGGTGAACTGTCTCTTTGCGCTGCATTAGCAGCTGGTCAGTTAGTGCAGAGCCATATGACTCATAATCGGGCAACGTCCGTCAAACCACCAGAAAATGGCAAAAAATCGTCTTGA
- the KNAG0B06670 gene encoding uncharacterized protein, with protein MSAPVGFSGSVPPPPPAVVTDSVAKGEKKKKSKKPKEDGAEGAEKKKSKKPKDDSPGSAEKKKKSKKPKDDSPGSAEKKKKSKKEDGAEGTEKKKKSKKDDSFSSTEKKSKKDDSPSSTEKKKKSKKDDSPSSTEKKKKSKKDDSPSSTEKKKKSKSKSKGDAVAGVAASLSEMSIGDSEADKSVAIETAHGAVEVDGIAMSAKAFDMTEVKSAEETPKYGANEYKVCGRLDYGTKGTKVDVLTNHLVLSLGDDVTGVKNSELDPWWKSAFIFTYHIGFKTPAAPPARNGRSMPPPPPLSKPKKYELIEALFAEDETLYKYKDRIAFNGEETLYSHVPLEEFTLFDGCWDISNKQKNKISVVGLNSGKKTQINELASQVVLKFVSKVGLADIYRGTLGKVPEDQEDKMSAPEKAIFLSLLGVKLMQTNDPIFQVHGNKFFVFNKYSRTTPFQMGAYLMHGFTVSLRYAYGSVLLNTVNVAMPFYKHTKYLPGDPKFKEDEKTQFSLLDWIFECYQTAALDRNSRGVDTKGTPSANSINFFVDKNNDVKDLLKGLKVYRPYINYSVNPDGTSKPPKKQKSKGIVGFARETADSLKFNVTPSDVANKLAVANEKPFKMSITEYFAKKYNIKLKYPGVKLVSLGGSNVVPPECLTIVPGQKLKGQIKDEKAVIDFTALRPGEKFKAINKLALPLIKKALTPDEEKVQAPHNSDYTFLKVPSRVIDAPVVQFSKSTVEYVDKPFGTKVAGSKVQHQETKGNWNLVGHEFIETPKNKLTIRPVCIGDSDRAPPGDVLNQIRESVLKFASDVAKVGVDFDVADKPVLINNFDSPRRKVSGCGGRGGRGGRGGRGGRGGFGGRPQVSFEITPGEEDLCNLLQNVPANSYVLFILPKANQDTVYNRLKYLADLKYGVINSCVLWNNLRKNSAQYNVNVVMKMNLKLQGVNHSLANDDLKLLMDEATGLPFMILGADVTHYPEEDQNSISALVGSIDGKFAQFPGSYMLQDGPGEESIAGIGNMVYDRLRIYSEHNMGQLPPKILFYRDGTSESQFSEIVKVEVKGLKEALRKFGSKLLGGKKYDPPVTTISVVKRNQVRFMPLHENAENGNSESVAVQSMGNVMPGTVVDRGITSSAHFDFFLQSQQALKGTGVPCHYWCIYDENEFTSDYLQQVTHSLCYVFGRSSTSIKVASPVYYADLLCERGAQYFKANFNAAKQEFVKTNKQKDAVLPAGLLLPAVNKKVQDIMYYI; from the coding sequence ATGTCTGCTCCAGTTGGGTTTTCTGGCAGCGTGCCACCACCGCCTCCTGCCGTGGTTACTGACTCTGTGGCGAAGGgtgagaagaagaagaagtccaAGAAGCCAAAGGAGGACGGTGCAGAGGGGgcggagaagaagaagtctaAGAAACCAAAGGATGATTCCCCTGGTTCTGccgaaaagaagaagaaatctaAGAAACCAAAGGACGATTCTCCAGGTAGCGccgagaagaaaaagaagtcTAAGAAGGAGGATGGTGCAGAGGGGactgaaaagaagaagaaatccaaAAAGGACGACTCTTTTAGTTCAACTGAGAAGAAGTCTAAGAAGGACGATTCTCCTAGTTCTactgagaagaagaagaagtctaAGAAGGACGATTCTCCTAGTTCTactgagaagaagaagaagtctaAGAAGGACGATTCTCCTAGTTCTactgagaagaagaagaagtctaAGTCCAAGAGTAAGGGCGATGCTGTTGCCGGTGTCGCCGCTTCTCTTTCAGAGATGAGTATTGGGGACTCAGAAGCGGACAAATCAGTCGCTATTGAAACTGCACATGGAGCAGTGGAAGTGGACGGTATTGCCATGTCCGCTAAGGCTTTCGATATGACCGAAGTTAAGAGCGCCGAGGAGACTCCCAAATATGGCGCCAACGAGTACAAAGTCTGCGGTAGACTAGACTACGGTACTAAGGGTACAAAGGTAGATGTGCTAACAAATCACCTCGTTCTCTCCTTGGGGGACGACGTCACAGGTGTGAAAAACAGCGAATTGGACCCATGGTGGAAATCAGCGTTCATTTTCACCTACCATATTGGTTTCAAGACTCCAGCTGCCCCACCTGCTAGAAATGGGCGCAGTATGCCAcctccaccaccactaTCTAAGCCAAAGAAGTACGAATTGATCGAGGCTCTCTTCGCAGAGGACGAAACTCTGTACAAGTACAAGGACAGAATCGCCTTCAACGGTGAGGAGACTTTGTACTCACACGTTCCTCTAGAAGAATTCACTCTATTCGATGGATGTTGGGATATAAGTaacaagcagaagaacaagatctCTGTCGTTGGTTTGAACTCGGGTAAAAAGACCCAGATCAATGAATTGGCTTCTCAAGTTGTTCTGAAATTCGTTTCAAAAGTAGGGCTGGCCGACATCTACAGAGGTACTTTGGGTAAAGTCCCAGAGGATCAAGAAGACAAAATGTCTGCTCCAGAAAAAGCCATTTTCTTATCCTTGCTTGGTGTCAAATTGATGCAAACTAATGACCCCATCTTCCAAGTCCATGGGAACAAATTCttcgttttcaacaaataCTCGAGGACTACTCCGTTCCAAATGGGTGCGTACTTGATGCACGGGTTCACCGTTTCTCTGAGATACGCCTACGGGTCCGTTCTTTTGAACACCGTTAACGTTGCTATGCCATTCTACAAGCATACCAAATACCTACCAGGTGATCCTAAATTTAAGGAAGATGAGAAGACTCAGTTCTCATTGTTGGATTGGATCTTCGAGTGCTACCAAACTGCGGCCCTCGACAGAAACAGTAGAGGAGTCGATACTAAGGGCACCCCATCGGCGAACAGCATCAACTTCTTCGTcgacaagaacaacgatGTTAAAGATCTGTTGAAGGGACTGAAAGTGTACAGACCGTACATCAACTACAGTGTCAACCCAGATGGTACTTCTAAGccaccaaagaaacaaaaatcCAAGGGTATCGTCGGTTTCGCAAGAGAGACCGCAGACTCGCTAAAGTTCAACGTGACGCCAAGCGATGTTGCCAACAAACTGGCCGTCGCAAACGAAAAGCCATTCAAGATGTCCATCACAGAATACTTCGCCAAGAAGTACAACATCAAATTGAAATATCCAGGTGTTAAGCTGGTCAGTCTAGGTGGCTCGAACGTCGTTCCACCAGAATGTTTGACTATTGTCCCAGGGCAGAAGCTAAAGGGTCAAATAAAGGACGAGAAAGCTGTGATCGACTTCACGGCATTGAGACCCGGCGAGAAATTCAAGGCCATCAACAAATTGGCCTTGCcattgatcaagaaggcgTTGACCCCAGACGAGGAAAAAGTTCAGGCGCCACACAATTCCGAttacactttcttgaaagtgCCATCTCGTGTTATCGACGCTCCAGTGGTTCAGTTCTCTAAGTCCACCGTTGAATACGTCGACAAACCCTTTGGAACAAAGGTTGCTGGCTCGAAAGTTCAACACCAGGAGACCAAGGGTAACTGGAACTTGGTTGGTCACGAATTCATCGAAACACCTAAGAACAAGTTGACAATCAGACCAGTGTGTATTGGGGACTCCGACAGAGCGCCACCAGGCGACGTCTTGAACCAGATCAGAGAGAGTGTCCTAAAGTTTGCTTCCGATGTCGCCAAAGTTGGTGTCGATTTTGACGTTGCTGACAAGCCCGTCCTGATCAACAACTTCGACTCTCCAAGACGTAAAGTCTCAGGTTGTGGTGGTCGTGGCGGTCGCGGTGGCCGTGGTGGTCGTGGTGGCCGTGGTGGTTTCGGTGGACGTCCACAGGTGTCCTTTGAGATCACCCCAGGTGAGGAGGATCTATGCAACCTTCTGCAGAATGTCCCAGCTAACAGCTACGTTCTGTTCATCTTGCCAAAGGCTAACCAAGATACCGTTTATAACAGGTTGAAGTACCTGGCCGACTTGAAGTACGGTGTTATCAACTCTTGTGTTCTATGGAACAACTTGAGGAAAAACTCTGCGCAGTACAACGTCAACGTTGTCATGAagatgaacttgaaattgCAAGGTGTGAACCATTCGCTAGCGAATgacgatttgaagttgttgatggaTGAGGCTACAGGGTTGCCATTCATGATTCTGGGTGCCGATGTGACACATTACCCAGAGGAGGATCAAAACTCGATCTCTGCACTGGTCGGTTCCATTGACGGCAAATTCGCCCAGTTTCCAGGTTCCTACATGCTACAGGACGGTCCCGGTGAGGAGTCCATTGCTGGTATTGGCAACATGGTGTACGACCGGTTGAGAATCTATTCTGAACATAACATGGGCCAATTACCTCCAAAGATTCTGTTCTACAGAGATGGTACCTCCGAATCCCAATTCTCAGAGATTGTAAAGGTCGAAGTGAAGGGTCTCAAGGAGGCTTTGAGGAAGTTCGGTTCGAAGTTGTTGGGTGGTAAGAAATACGATCCACCTGTGACTACTATCTCTGTCGTGAAGAGGAACCAAGTAAGATTCATGCCACTTCACGAGAACGCAGAAAATGGGAACTCGGAAAGTGTCGCTGTCCAATCCATGGGCAACGTCATGCCCGGTACCGTGGTCGACAGGGGGATCACCTCCTCTGCCCATTTCGATTTCTTCCTGCAATCGCAACAGGCTTTGAAGGGTACCGGTGTCCCCTGTCACTACTGGTGTATCTACGACGAGAACGAGTTCACCTCGGATTACTTGCAACAGGTCACACACAGTCTGTGCTACGTTTTCGGCAGGTCCAGCACGAGTATCAAAGTGGCGTCGCCCGTGTACTACGCGGACTTGCTCTGCGAGCGTGGTGCCCAGTACTTCAAGGCGAACTTCAACGCCGCGAAACAAGAGTTTGTCAAGACGAACAAGCAGAAGGACGCCGTGCTACCCGCCGGTTTGCTTCTACCCGCTGTCAACAAGAAAGTCCAGGACATCATGTATTACATCTGA